The Staphylococcus sp. KG4-3 genome has a window encoding:
- the leuS gene encoding leucine--tRNA ligase, whose protein sequence is MNYNHNEIEKKWQDYWEEYKTFKTSDNLGQKKFYALDMFPYPSGAGLHVGHPEGYTATDIISRYKRMQGYNVLHPMGWDAFGLPAEQYALDTGNDPREFTKENIQTFKRQIKELGFSYDWDREVNTTDPEYYKWTQWIFIQLYNKGLAYVDEVAVNWCPALGTVLSNEEVVDGVSERGGHPVYRKPMKQWVLKITEYADRLLEDLDDLDWPESLKDMQRNWIGRSEGASVTFEVANLNEDIEVFTTRADTIYGASFLVLSPEHELVNKITTEDKREAIETYQKEAAKKSDLERTGLAKGKSGVFTGAYAINPLSGEEVPIWIADYVLSTYGTGAVMAVPSGDQRDYEFAKAFDLPIIEVIEGGDMTQEAFTGDGPHINSGELNGLYNEAAIEKAIELLENKNAGSRKVNYKLRDWLFSRQRYWGEPIPVIHWEDGSMTTVPEDELPLLLPETDEIKPSGTGESPLANIDEFVNVVDEATGMKGRRETNTMPQWAGSCWYYLRYIDPNNDKMLADPEKLKHWLPVDLYIGGVEHAVLHLLYARFWHKVLFDLGVVPTKEPFQKLYNQGMILGEGNEKMSKSKGNVINPDDIVQSHGADTLRLYEMFMGPLDAAIAWSENGLDGSRRFLDRIWRLLVTEDDLITSKVVNTNSKALDKSYHQTVKKVTEDYNSLNFNTAISQLMVFINDCYKADEIYKPYIEGFIKMLAPIAPHISEELWARLGHEETITYQPWPSYDESLLVDDEIEIVIQVNGKVRAKVNMSKDISKEAMEEVALGNENVKSEIAGKDIKKVIAVPKKLVNIVAK, encoded by the coding sequence GTGAATTACAATCATAATGAAATTGAGAAAAAATGGCAGGATTACTGGGAAGAATATAAAACATTTAAAACAAGCGATAATTTAGGACAAAAGAAATTTTACGCTTTAGATATGTTTCCTTATCCTTCTGGTGCAGGACTACATGTAGGACACCCTGAAGGTTATACAGCAACAGATATCATCTCTCGTTATAAGCGTATGCAAGGCTATAACGTTTTACACCCAATGGGATGGGATGCATTTGGTTTACCTGCAGAACAATATGCTCTAGATACTGGTAATGATCCTCGTGAATTTACTAAAGAAAATATTCAAACTTTCAAACGTCAAATCAAAGAACTAGGTTTTAGTTATGATTGGGATAGAGAAGTAAATACAACAGATCCTGAATATTACAAATGGACACAATGGATTTTTATTCAACTTTATAATAAAGGATTAGCATATGTAGATGAAGTGGCAGTAAATTGGTGTCCAGCTTTAGGTACAGTTCTTTCAAACGAAGAAGTGGTGGATGGCGTGTCAGAACGAGGCGGCCACCCTGTTTATAGAAAACCTATGAAGCAATGGGTATTAAAAATCACTGAATATGCAGATAGATTATTAGAAGATTTAGATGACTTAGACTGGCCAGAATCATTGAAAGATATGCAACGTAATTGGATTGGTCGTTCTGAAGGTGCATCGGTTACATTTGAAGTTGCTAACTTGAATGAAGATATAGAAGTTTTTACAACACGTGCAGACACGATTTATGGTGCTTCCTTCTTAGTTTTAAGCCCTGAACATGAGCTTGTAAATAAAATTACAACTGAAGATAAGCGTGAAGCTATAGAGACTTATCAAAAAGAAGCGGCTAAAAAATCTGACTTAGAACGTACTGGTTTAGCCAAAGGAAAATCAGGTGTATTTACAGGTGCTTATGCCATCAACCCATTGTCTGGAGAAGAAGTTCCTATTTGGATAGCTGATTATGTGTTATCTACTTATGGTACAGGTGCTGTAATGGCAGTCCCAAGTGGTGATCAACGAGATTATGAGTTTGCGAAAGCCTTTGATCTACCTATAATTGAAGTTATCGAAGGTGGGGACATGACTCAAGAAGCATTTACAGGTGATGGTCCTCATATCAACTCTGGGGAGTTAAATGGCTTATATAATGAAGCTGCAATCGAAAAAGCAATTGAATTATTAGAAAATAAAAACGCTGGTAGTAGAAAAGTAAATTACAAACTTAGAGACTGGTTATTTAGTCGTCAAAGATACTGGGGCGAGCCGATACCAGTTATACATTGGGAAGATGGTTCAATGACAACTGTTCCAGAAGATGAACTACCATTGTTATTACCTGAGACAGATGAAATTAAACCTTCAGGAACTGGAGAATCACCTCTTGCTAACATTGATGAATTTGTAAATGTTGTCGATGAAGCTACAGGTATGAAAGGTCGTCGTGAAACAAACACAATGCCACAATGGGCTGGTAGTTGTTGGTATTATCTAAGATATATAGATCCAAATAATGATAAAATGCTTGCTGATCCAGAAAAATTAAAACATTGGTTGCCAGTAGATTTATATATTGGTGGAGTAGAGCACGCAGTTCTCCATTTATTATATGCAAGATTTTGGCATAAAGTATTATTTGATTTAGGTGTTGTACCTACAAAAGAGCCATTCCAAAAATTATATAACCAAGGTATGATTTTAGGTGAAGGAAATGAAAAAATGAGCAAATCTAAAGGTAACGTAATTAATCCAGATGATATTGTTCAATCACATGGAGCAGACACTTTACGTTTATACGAGATGTTCATGGGTCCGCTTGATGCGGCGATTGCATGGAGTGAAAATGGCTTAGATGGTTCAAGACGTTTCTTAGATAGAATTTGGCGTTTACTAGTTACAGAAGATGATTTAATTACTAGTAAAGTGGTAAATACTAATAGTAAAGCGTTAGATAAGAGCTATCATCAAACTGTGAAAAAAGTTACAGAAGATTATAATTCATTAAACTTTAATACTGCGATTAGCCAATTGATGGTATTTATCAACGATTGTTATAAAGCTGATGAGATTTACAAACCATATATTGAAGGCTTTATTAAAATGTTGGCACCTATTGCACCTCATATTTCGGAAGAGTTGTGGGCGCGTTTGGGTCATGAAGAAACAATCACTTATCAACCATGGCCGTCTTATGATGAATCATTATTAGTTGATGATGAAATCGAAATTGTAATTCAGGTTAATGGAAAAGTGCGTGCTAAGGTTAATATGTCTAAAGACATCTCCAAAGAAGCAATGGAAGAAGTTGCTCTCGGCAATGAAAATGTTAAATCTGAAATTGCTGGCAAGGACATTAAGAAGGTTATCGCAGTTCCTAAAAAACTTGTTAATATCGTAGCTAAATAA
- a CDS encoding NAD(P)/FAD-dependent oxidoreductase: protein MYQTIIIGGGPSGLMAAAAASKLSNSVLLIEKKKGLGRKLKISGGGRCNVTNRLPYDEIIKNIPGNGKFLYSPFSVFDNESIIHFFESRGVSLKEEDHGRMFPVSNKAQDVVDALIHTLQQNKVEVKEEATVASISYTDNQTFQVSLNDQQSFESQSLVIATGGTSVPQTGSTGDGYKFAEQLGHSITELFPTEVPITSAESFIKNKRLKGLSLKDVALSVLKKNGKTRITHQMDMLFTHFGVSGPAALRCSQFVYKEQKNQKRQEIQMQIDAFPEITKNELELKIRDLLKNTPDKYIKNSLHGLIEERYLLFIIEQADIPDDLTAHHISNAQINNIVALLKGFTFYVNGTLSIEKAFVTGGGVSLKEIQPKTMMSKIVPGLFLCGEVLDIHGYTGGYNITSALVTGHVAGTNASEFDSTTQTL, encoded by the coding sequence ATGTATCAAACAATTATCATCGGCGGTGGTCCAAGTGGGCTTATGGCAGCTGCTGCAGCAAGTAAATTAAGCAATAGTGTTTTATTAATTGAAAAGAAAAAAGGACTAGGCCGCAAATTAAAAATTTCTGGTGGCGGTCGTTGTAATGTAACCAATCGTCTTCCTTATGATGAAATTATAAAAAACATTCCTGGTAATGGAAAGTTTTTATATAGCCCATTCTCAGTTTTTGACAATGAATCAATCATTCATTTTTTTGAATCTAGGGGTGTATCTTTAAAAGAAGAAGACCATGGACGTATGTTCCCAGTTTCTAATAAAGCTCAAGATGTAGTGGATGCACTTATTCACACTTTGCAACAAAATAAGGTAGAAGTTAAAGAAGAAGCCACTGTTGCTTCAATTTCATACACCGACAATCAAACTTTCCAAGTGTCGCTTAATGATCAACAATCTTTTGAAAGCCAAAGTTTAGTCATTGCAACTGGTGGTACAAGTGTGCCGCAAACCGGTTCTACTGGAGATGGTTATAAATTTGCTGAACAATTAGGACATTCCATTACTGAATTATTTCCTACTGAAGTCCCGATTACTTCTGCTGAGTCTTTCATTAAAAACAAACGACTAAAAGGATTGAGTTTAAAAGATGTAGCACTTTCAGTATTAAAAAAGAATGGAAAAACAAGAATCACACATCAAATGGATATGTTATTCACACATTTTGGTGTTAGCGGCCCTGCTGCATTAAGATGCAGCCAATTCGTTTATAAAGAACAAAAAAACCAAAAACGACAAGAAATACAAATGCAAATTGATGCTTTTCCAGAAATAACAAAAAACGAATTAGAACTAAAAATTCGTGATTTACTTAAAAACACACCAGACAAATACATCAAAAACAGTTTACACGGTTTAATTGAAGAACGCTATTTATTATTTATTATCGAACAAGCGGATATCCCTGATGATTTAACTGCACATCACATTTCCAATGCACAAATCAATAATATTGTAGCGTTATTAAAAGGTTTTACTTTTTACGTCAATGGCACTTTATCTATCGAAAAAGCTTTCGTAACCGGCGGTGGTGTTTCACTAAAAGAAATACAACCTAAAACAATGATGTCCAAAATTGTCCCCGGCTTATTTTTATGTGGTGAAGTATTAGACATTCACGGTTATACTGGCGGATATAACATTACTAGTGCATTGGTCACTGGACATGTTGCTGGTACTAATGCAAGTGAGTTCGATTCCACAACTCAAACACTTTAA
- a CDS encoding YtxH domain-containing protein: MSKLFKAIVGIGGAAAAVVLSKKENRDRLKDEYSKYKSNPESYKQNAKDIASQISSKAGETYNEVKQDPKGYASKVKQDPKGFINEQKDRFKNVSENEEEHIEEARFTDEGAADPSNNLRVVTEEELKNNSNKHDEK; this comes from the coding sequence ATGTCAAAATTATTTAAAGCAATTGTAGGCATCGGTGGAGCAGCCGCAGCCGTTGTTCTCTCTAAAAAAGAAAATAGAGATAGATTGAAAGATGAGTACAGTAAATATAAATCTAACCCAGAATCTTATAAACAAAATGCTAAAGACATCGCAAGTCAAATAAGTTCTAAAGCTGGAGAAACATATAATGAAGTAAAACAAGATCCAAAGGGATATGCTTCAAAAGTTAAGCAAGATCCTAAAGGATTTATCAATGAACAAAAAGATCGCTTTAAAAATGTTAGTGAAAATGAAGAAGAGCATATTGAAGAAGCGAGATTTACTGATGAAGGCGCTGCTGATCCGTCAAACAACCTACGCGTTGTAACAGAAGAAGAATTAAAAAATAACAGTAACAAACATGATGAAAAATAA
- a CDS encoding TIGR01212 family radical SAM protein (This family includes YhcC from E. coli K-12, an uncharacterized radical SAM protein.) — protein sequence MGQFFPYAFENKRYHTWNYHLKNKFGQKIFKVAIDGGFDCPNRDGTVAHGGCTFCSAAGSGDFAGNRVDPIEVQFRQIKDRMHEKWHDGQYIAYFQAFTNTHAPVEVLREKYETALKEPGVVGLSIGTRPDCLPDDVVEYLAELNERTYLWVELGLQTIHQETSDLINRAHDMETYYEGIAKLRKHNINICTHIINGLPGEDYNMMMETAKEVAQMDVQGIKIHLLHLLKGTPMVKQYDKGMLEFMSQEEYTNLVCDQLEIIPKEMIVHRITGDGPIDLMVGPMWSVNKWEVLNEIDNELARRASYQGKFFESTVKS from the coding sequence ATGGGACAATTTTTCCCTTACGCATTCGAGAATAAGAGATATCACACATGGAATTATCACTTGAAAAATAAATTTGGTCAAAAGATATTTAAAGTTGCAATTGATGGTGGCTTCGATTGTCCAAATAGGGATGGCACTGTTGCACATGGCGGTTGCACGTTCTGTTCAGCAGCAGGCAGTGGTGATTTTGCAGGAAACCGTGTGGATCCTATCGAAGTACAATTTAGACAAATTAAAGATAGAATGCACGAAAAATGGCATGACGGACAATATATCGCATATTTCCAAGCATTCACTAATACACACGCACCTGTTGAAGTATTACGTGAAAAATATGAAACTGCACTAAAAGAGCCGGGCGTCGTCGGCCTGTCTATAGGTACACGTCCTGATTGCTTACCAGATGACGTAGTTGAGTATTTAGCAGAACTTAATGAACGTACATATCTATGGGTGGAATTAGGCTTACAAACAATCCATCAAGAAACTTCAGACCTAATTAATCGCGCACATGATATGGAAACTTATTATGAAGGTATAGCAAAATTACGTAAGCATAACATTAATATTTGTACACATATTATTAATGGTTTACCTGGTGAAGATTATAATATGATGATGGAAACAGCTAAGGAAGTAGCGCAAATGGATGTCCAAGGTATTAAGATTCACTTACTTCACTTACTTAAAGGCACACCAATGGTCAAACAATACGACAAAGGTATGCTTGAATTTATGTCGCAAGAAGAATATACTAACTTAGTTTGTGATCAATTAGAAATTATTCCAAAAGAAATGATTGTTCATCGTATTACTGGTGATGGTCCGATTGATTTAATGGTTGGCCCAATGTGGAGTGTCAATAAATGGGAAGTTTTAAATGAAATTGATAACGAACTAGCACGTAGAGCATCTTATCAAGGTAAATTTTTCGAAAGCACTGTGAAATCATGA
- a CDS encoding polysaccharide biosynthesis protein, which produces MSESKELVRGTFLITLSILITKVLGVIYIIPFYAIIGGEEKLAPFNYAYTPYNIAIAIATAGVPLAASKYVSKYNALGAYKVSEKLYKSSFIVMTITGFIGFFILYLLAPSIASITLAHESGAKGGWSVDDITWIIRIISMVVIFIPLLATWRGVFQGYKSMGPTAVSEVIEQIARILFILIGSYLVLNVFNGSVLQANGVATFAAAIGAVAGIFTLWYYWRKRKPNIEKMVATDVSGISVSYGKMYKEIISYSIPFVIVSLNFPLFNLVDQFTHNGALDLAGVPSQLHDYFFTILNMTTNKIVMIPTSLSAGFAVSLIPFITKTYESGELSEMHRQIRTSLGVLMYITVPASLGIMALALPLYTVFYSYNVDGSQLLFYYAPVAILIGLLSVTASMLQGIDKQKLTVFVILSAVVLKVILNTPLIMAFHTAGAILSTAIALLFAVLCNFYILKKYAEFDFSETWLHFGKIFLYGLIMMIIVELSSFILQMLISPESKIGSLTILIISVVIGMIVYGGITMKTKLADQFLGEIPNKLRRKLGIIK; this is translated from the coding sequence ATGAGTGAAAGTAAAGAATTAGTTAGGGGTACCTTTTTAATCACCCTTAGTATATTGATTACTAAAGTTCTGGGTGTAATATATATAATTCCATTCTACGCCATTATTGGTGGAGAAGAAAAATTGGCACCTTTTAACTATGCATATACGCCTTATAATATAGCAATTGCTATTGCAACTGCTGGTGTACCATTAGCGGCGTCTAAATATGTGTCTAAGTATAATGCTTTAGGTGCATATAAAGTAAGTGAAAAATTATATAAATCCAGTTTTATTGTTATGACCATTACAGGATTTATAGGATTTTTCATTTTATATTTATTAGCGCCAAGTATAGCAAGCATCACATTAGCTCACGAATCAGGAGCTAAAGGTGGATGGTCAGTCGATGACATTACATGGATTATTAGAATTATCAGTATGGTCGTAATATTTATTCCATTACTCGCTACATGGCGTGGTGTGTTCCAAGGTTATAAATCAATGGGGCCAACAGCAGTATCAGAAGTTATAGAACAAATTGCACGTATCTTATTCATTCTAATTGGAAGTTATTTAGTGCTTAATGTCTTTAACGGTAGTGTATTACAAGCTAATGGTGTTGCAACGTTTGCTGCAGCAATAGGTGCCGTAGCTGGTATCTTTACATTGTGGTACTACTGGAGAAAAAGAAAACCTAATATTGAAAAAATGGTTGCAACAGATGTTTCAGGCATAAGCGTTTCATATGGGAAAATGTATAAAGAAATTATTTCGTATAGTATTCCATTTGTTATTGTTAGCTTGAATTTCCCATTATTTAATTTAGTTGACCAATTTACACATAATGGTGCTTTAGATTTAGCAGGTGTACCGAGCCAATTACATGACTATTTCTTTACTATTTTAAATATGACAACTAATAAAATAGTGATGATTCCAACATCACTATCAGCTGGTTTTGCAGTAAGTTTAATTCCATTTATTACAAAAACATACGAATCTGGTGAGCTAAGTGAGATGCATAGACAAATTAGAACTTCTTTAGGTGTATTGATGTATATCACAGTACCAGCAAGTTTAGGAATTATGGCTTTAGCATTACCGTTATATACTGTGTTCTATAGTTATAATGTTGATGGAAGTCAGCTACTATTCTATTATGCACCAGTTGCTATTTTAATTGGATTATTAAGTGTGACAGCATCCATGCTACAAGGTATTGATAAGCAAAAACTGACTGTATTTGTAATTTTATCGGCAGTTGTTTTAAAAGTTATACTCAACACACCACTCATTATGGCTTTCCATACAGCTGGCGCAATTTTAAGTACAGCGATTGCACTGTTGTTTGCTGTTTTATGTAATTTTTATATACTTAAAAAATATGCGGAATTTGACTTCTCAGAGACTTGGTTACACTTTGGTAAAATATTCCTATATGGTTTAATCATGATGATTATCGTTGAATTATCTTCATTTATATTACAAATGTTGATTTCACCAGAATCTAAAATAGGTTCATTAACTATTTTAATTATAAGTGTAGTAATTGGTATGATTGTTTATGGAGGTATCACTATGAAGACAAAATTAGCCGATCAATTTTTAGGTGAAATACCAAATAAACTTAGACGTAAATTAGGGATTATTAAATGA
- a CDS encoding MFS transporter, whose translation MNMPKSVWWLVIGMALNITGSSFLWPLNTIYMNEQLDKSLTMAGLVLMINSFGMVIGNLLGGNLFDRLGGYRTIMIGTVICLMSTTLLNFYHGWPWYAVWLVALGFGGGMIIPAIYALAGAVWPNGGRQTFNAIYLAQNLGVAIGAASGGFVAELSFNYIFIANLLMYVAFAIVAVTQFNIKLDVKVKSNDAMSLLSKAYRPQFIALSLLCIMFSICWIAYIQWESTIASFTQEINVSMSQYSLLWTVNGIMILVAQPLILPVIRLLKGNLKYQMLVGIIIFILSFFVTSFAEQFSVFMIGMIILTLGEMFVWPAVPTIANQLAPNGKEGSFQGYVNSAATVGKAFGPLIGGVVVDTFNMQAMFLSMIFLLVIALIFLMIYDKRLSKEI comes from the coding sequence ATGAATATGCCTAAATCAGTATGGTGGTTAGTTATTGGTATGGCATTAAATATCACAGGCTCAAGTTTTTTATGGCCGTTAAATACAATTTATATGAATGAACAATTAGATAAAAGTTTGACTATGGCTGGATTAGTGTTAATGATTAACTCTTTTGGTATGGTCATTGGTAATTTATTAGGAGGTAATTTATTTGATAGATTAGGTGGCTATCGGACAATTATGATCGGCACTGTTATATGTCTGATGAGTACAACGCTACTAAATTTCTATCACGGTTGGCCATGGTACGCGGTGTGGTTAGTAGCATTGGGGTTTGGTGGCGGCATGATAATACCAGCAATTTATGCATTAGCAGGTGCGGTGTGGCCTAACGGTGGTCGACAAACGTTTAATGCTATTTATTTGGCACAAAACCTTGGTGTAGCAATTGGTGCAGCTTCAGGTGGTTTTGTCGCAGAGTTGAGTTTTAATTATATATTTATTGCTAATTTATTAATGTATGTGGCTTTTGCAATTGTTGCAGTTACTCAATTTAACATTAAGTTAGATGTGAAAGTAAAATCGAATGATGCGATGAGTTTGTTATCGAAAGCATATCGACCACAATTCATAGCGTTATCGTTGCTGTGTATCATGTTTAGCATATGTTGGATAGCATATATTCAATGGGAAAGTACCATTGCTTCATTCACACAAGAAATAAATGTTTCTATGAGTCAATACAGTCTATTATGGACAGTAAATGGTATTATGATTTTGGTAGCTCAACCATTAATTTTACCAGTTATTAGGCTGTTAAAAGGTAATCTGAAATATCAAATGCTTGTAGGAATAATTATATTTATATTGTCGTTCTTTGTCACAAGCTTTGCTGAACAATTTTCAGTATTCATGATAGGTATGATTATACTTACATTGGGTGAAATGTTTGTATGGCCAGCGGTGCCGACTATTGCCAACCAACTTGCGCCTAATGGTAAAGAGGGATCATTCCAAGGTTATGTTAATTCTGCTGCTACGGTAGGTAAAGCCTTTGGACCTTTAATTGGCGGTGTAGTAGTTGATACGTTTAATATGCAAGCTATGTTTTTAAGTATGATTTTCTTACTTGTTATAGCGCTAATATTTTTAATGATTTATGATAAAAGATTATCAAAGGAAATTTAA
- a CDS encoding pseudouridine synthase: MRLDKFLANMGVGTRTEVKQLLKKKQVTVNDNVETSPKRQLNPDVDIVKANNRHIQYIDKVYLMLNKPKGYISATEDDKQQTVIDLVDEYKYLNVFPVGRLDKDTEGLLLITNDGQFNHDLMSPTKHVPKTYEVISEKNITKNDINAFKVGIELNEGLAKPAELVKSDEMYKSFVTIHEGRYHQVKRMFHAINNEVLELKRISIGDLHLDLTLAPGEYRQLNQQDFKSLGLK, translated from the coding sequence ATGAGATTAGATAAGTTTTTAGCAAATATGGGTGTAGGTACACGTACCGAAGTTAAGCAATTATTAAAAAAGAAACAGGTAACTGTGAATGATAATGTAGAAACATCACCAAAAAGGCAGTTAAATCCAGATGTTGATATTGTAAAAGCAAATAATAGACATATCCAATATATTGATAAAGTATATCTAATGTTAAACAAACCTAAAGGTTATATTTCAGCAACTGAAGATGACAAACAACAAACTGTCATTGATTTGGTCGATGAATATAAATATTTAAATGTTTTTCCGGTGGGACGTTTGGATAAAGATACAGAAGGTTTATTATTAATTACTAACGATGGGCAATTCAACCATGACTTAATGAGTCCAACAAAGCATGTTCCTAAAACATATGAAGTGATTTCTGAAAAAAATATTACAAAAAATGATATAAATGCATTTAAAGTGGGTATTGAATTAAATGAGGGATTGGCAAAACCAGCGGAATTAGTGAAAAGTGATGAAATGTATAAATCATTTGTTACGATTCATGAAGGACGTTATCATCAGGTTAAGCGTATGTTTCATGCGATAAATAATGAAGTTTTAGAATTGAAACGTATTAGCATTGGCGACCTTCATCTTGATTTAACACTGGCACCAGGAGAATATCGTCAATTAAATCAGCAAGATTTTAAAAGTTTAGGATTAAAATAA
- a CDS encoding rhodanese-like domain-containing protein, with protein MESITIDELKSEILNADPVNIVDVRTNEETATGIIPGAKTIPMNEIPENLNQFNENDTYYIICKVGGRSAQVVQYLEQNGINAVNVEGGMHAWGDEGLELKSV; from the coding sequence ATGGAATCTATTACAATTGATGAATTAAAGAGTGAAATTTTAAATGCTGATCCTGTTAATATCGTTGATGTTAGAACTAATGAGGAAACAGCGACGGGAATTATTCCTGGTGCAAAAACAATTCCAATGAATGAAATACCAGAGAACCTTAACCAATTTAATGAAAATGATACTTATTATATTATCTGTAAAGTTGGTGGCAGAAGCGCGCAAGTTGTTCAATATCTTGAACAAAACGGCATTAATGCAGTGAACGTTGAAGGTGGCATGCATGCTTGGGGAGACGAAGGTTTAGAATTAAAAAGTGTTTAA
- the pepV gene encoding dipeptidase PepV, with the protein MWRDKVKAYEGQIIEDLKGLLSIESVREDDKASSENPVGPGPRKALDYMYQLAERDGFGIHDVDHIAGRIEAGEGEDLFGILCHVDVVPAGDGWDSNPFNPLVTDDKIVARGTLDDKGPTIAAYYAVKILNEMNVNWKKRIHIIIGTDEESDWKCTDRYFETEEMPVLGFAPDAEFPAIHGEKGISTFDVIQNDKAEDQDEPEYELRSFKSGERYNMVPDEAVAHVAVKENMTDVIQNFEQYLNDYQIDGESVVDSGVLVLKVYGKAVHGMDPSIGVNAGLYLMNFLSSLDLDKTAANFVEFSNKYLFESHFGEKMGMKFHTDVMGDVTTNIGVITYDNQKGGSFGINLRYPEGFEFEEALTRFKSEINPLGFSIELGKNQTPHYVEKDDPFVQSLVEAYRNQTGDQTEPYTIGGGTYARNLDKGVAFGAMFSDSEDLMHQKNEYITKKQLFNATSIYLESLYKLCVEE; encoded by the coding sequence ATGTGGAGAGATAAAGTAAAAGCGTATGAAGGGCAAATTATCGAGGATTTGAAAGGACTTTTATCTATCGAAAGTGTAAGAGAAGATGATAAGGCATCTTCAGAGAACCCTGTTGGACCAGGGCCACGTAAAGCCTTAGATTACATGTACCAACTTGCAGAACGAGATGGATTTGGAATACATGATGTTGATCATATCGCCGGACGAATCGAAGCGGGTGAAGGTGAAGATCTTTTTGGTATCTTATGCCACGTAGATGTTGTTCCTGCTGGTGATGGATGGGACTCAAATCCATTCAATCCATTAGTTACTGATGACAAAATTGTAGCTCGCGGTACTTTGGATGACAAAGGCCCAACAATTGCAGCTTATTATGCAGTCAAAATTTTAAATGAAATGAATGTAAATTGGAAAAAGCGTATACATATCATCATTGGTACGGATGAAGAGTCAGATTGGAAATGTACGGATCGTTATTTCGAAACAGAAGAAATGCCAGTATTAGGTTTCGCTCCAGATGCTGAATTCCCAGCTATTCATGGAGAAAAAGGCATCAGCACGTTTGATGTAATTCAAAACGACAAAGCTGAAGATCAAGATGAACCTGAATACGAATTACGTTCATTTAAATCTGGTGAAAGATATAATATGGTTCCAGACGAAGCAGTAGCACATGTTGCGGTTAAAGAAAATATGACAGACGTCATTCAAAATTTTGAACAATACTTAAATGACTATCAAATTGATGGTGAAAGTGTTGTTGATAGTGGTGTATTAGTTCTTAAGGTATATGGTAAAGCGGTCCATGGTATGGATCCATCTATTGGAGTAAATGCAGGTTTATATTTAATGAATTTCTTATCAAGTTTAGATTTAGATAAGACAGCAGCTAATTTTGTTGAATTCAGTAATAAATATTTATTCGAGTCTCATTTTGGAGAAAAAATGGGTATGAAATTCCACACAGATGTAATGGGAGACGTTACTACTAATATAGGTGTAATAACTTATGATAATCAAAAAGGTGGATCATTTGGTATCAATTTAAGATATCCAGAAGGCTTTGAATTTGAAGAAGCATTGACTAGATTTAAGAGTGAAATAAATCCATTAGGTTTTTCAATTGAATTAGGTAAGAACCAAACACCACATTATGTGGAAAAAGATGATCCATTTGTACAAAGTTTAGTAGAAGCGTATAGAAACCAAACTGGTGACCAAACTGAACCATATACAATAGGTGGCGGTACTTATGCGCGTAATTTAGATAAAGGTGTTGCATTTGGTGCTATGTTCAGCGATTCTGAAGACTTAATGCATCAAAAAAATGAGTATATTACTAAAAAACAATTATTTAATGCGACAAGCATTTACTTGGAGTCATTATATAAATTGTGTGTGGAGGAATAA